A region from the Brettanomyces bruxellensis chromosome 4, complete sequence genome encodes:
- the MIS1_1 gene encoding mitochondrial C1- tetrahydrofolate synthase precursor has product MFRIASSRTLLTTRVLRQVAGVRKTSALMRSFSSSATALEAKILSGKKVAQKVREEVRANVLKYQEKFPEFKPSLTIIQVGSRPDSSAYVHRKQKVSTKAGVSCNVINLPEDVDETTLLNIIAKLNDNIDVNGILIQLPLPKHIDETKVTNSVLPSKDVDGFDRYNVGELAKRHGSPHFYPCTPNGCMKLLKETGVSLAGKNAVVVGRSDIVGSPVAAMLRKADCTVTVCHSHTKNIPEIVSKADILIVAMGKKEFVKGSWIKEGAIVIDVGMNYVPDATKKTGHRAVGDVEFDKAKEKASWITPVPGGVGPMTVAMLISNAFEAARQQYSAYLKPATCKPLKIHPKNPIPSDIEISRSQQPKPIGTIAKELGILPGELESFGDHKAKVNLKAYDRLKNRRDNGYYVLVAGVTPTPFGEGKSTTTMGLVQALGAHLGVPAVANVRQPSMGPTFGVKGGAAGGGYAQVIPMEEFNLQLTGDILVIEAANNLLAAAVDARAFHESRQSDKSFYKRLIPKKKDGTKYFTQSMLRRLEKLGISKTDPDTLTPEEITRFAKLNIDPDTITVKRVVDVNDRMLRGITIGQSPSEKGFVRKTGFDITVASELMAILALSTGLKDMRQRIARLVVASSRDGTPITADDIGVAGALTVIMKDAINPNLMQTLEGTPVFVHAGPFANISIGASSVVADKLALKLVGSPKTKDGASSAETGKKGFVVTEAGFDFSMGGERFFNIKCRASGLRPDVVVIVTTVRALKLHGGAPGVKPGRAIPPEYLSENVDFVAKGAASNLAKEIADAKAYGSPVVVAVNKFGTDTDAEIEAITKEAQKAGAFATAVSNHFAEGGKGAIDLAKAVIRATKEAPVGKKPLKFLYDLDGSIEDRLNDIATKTYGAKNIELSDLAKQQIARYEKQGLSHLPICIAKTQYSLSHDPELKGAPSGFTFPIREIKISAGAGYLYALAGKIMTIPGLPTYSGFMNVDIGENEEIEGMF; this is encoded by the coding sequence ATGTTTAGAATTGCTTCTTCTAGAACTTTATTGACCACCCGGGTGCTCCGTCAGGTGGCCGGAGTCAGAAAAACTTCAGCTTTGATGAGATCCTTTTCCTCGAGTGCTACAGCATTAGAGGCAAAGATCCTATCTGGTAAGAAGGTTGCACAGAAAGTCAGAGAGGAGGTTCGTGCAAACGTTCTAAAGTATCAGGAGAAATTCCCAGAATTCAAGCCTTCATTGACAATTATTCAAGTTGGAAGCAGACCTGATTCATCTGCATATGTCCacagaaaacaaaaagtcAGCACAAAGGCTGGTGTGAGCTGTAATGTGATCAATCTCCCAGAGGATGTGGATGAAACCACTCTGCTAAACATCATTGCCAAGTTGAACGATAACATCGATGTCAATGGTATCTTGATCCAGCTTCCACTACCAAAGCACATTGACGAGACTAAGGTGACCAACAGTGTGTTGCCAAGCAAAGATGTTGATGGTTTTGACAGGTACAATGTGGGAGAGCTTGCCAAAAGACATGGAAGCCCTCATTTCTATCCATGTACGCCTAACGGTTGCATGAagcttttgaaagaaactGGAGTTTCGCTCGCTGGTAAAAATGCAGTTGTTGTCGGCAGATCCGATATTGTTGGCTCGCCTGTTGCCGCCATGTTGAGAAAGGCCGACTGCACTGTCACCGTTTGCCATAGCCATACAAAGAACATTCCAGAAATCGTGTCCAAGGCCGACATTTTGATTGTTGCCATGggaaagaaggagttcGTCAAGGGTTCCTGGATTAAGGAAGGTGCAATTGTCATCGACGTTGGTATGAACTACGTTCCAGATGCTACGAAGAAGACCGGACACAGAGCCGTTGGTGATGTTGAGTTCGACAAGGCCAAGGAAAAGGCTTCTTGGATTACACCTGTGCCAGGTGGTGTTGGTCCTATGACTGTTGCCATGTTGATTTCCAACGCTTTCGAAGCCGCCCGTCAGCAATATTCGGCATACTTGAAGCCTGCCACGTGCAAGCCTCTTAAAATCCACCCAAAGAACCCTATTCCGTCGGATATCGAGATTTCCAGATCCCAGCAGCCTAAACCAATTGGTACTATTGCCAAGGAGTTGGGCATTTTGCCTGGAGAACTCGAGTCGTTCGGTGATCACAAGGCAAAGGTGAATTTGAAGGCATACGACCGGTTGAAGAATCGTAGAGACAACGGCTACTATGTTCTTGTTGCCGGTGTTACTCCTACACCTTTTGGCGAGGGTAAATCTACCACGACTATGGGTTTGGTGCAGGCTTTGGGTGCACACCTGGGTGTTCCAGCAGTTGCCAATGTTCGTCAGCCTTCAATGGGACCAACATTTGGTGTGAAAGGTGGTGCTGCAGGTGGAGGATACGCACAGGTCATTCCTATGGAGGAGTTCAACCTTCAATTGACCGGCGATATTCTCGTCATTGAGGCTGCAAACAACCTTCTTGCAGCAGCTGTTGATGCTCGCGCCTTCCACGAGTCCAGACAGTCGGACAAATCGTTCTACAAGAGGCTTAttccaaagaagaaagatggaACTAAGTACTTCACCCAGTCCATGCTTAGAAGATTGGAGAAGCTTGGAATATCAAAGACCGATCCGGACACGCTTACCCCAGAGGAGATTACAAGGTTTGCCAAGTTGAACATCGATCCGGACACCATTACCGTCAAGCGTGTTGTCGATGTTAACGATCGTATGCTCAGAGGAATCACCATTGGACAGTCACCTTCAGAAAAGGGCTTTGTCAGAAAGACCGGATTCGACATTACCGTCGCCTCCGAGTTGATGGCTATTTTGGCACTTTCAACTGGCTTGAAGGACATGAGACAGCGTATTGCACGCCTTGTTGTTGCCTCGAGTAGAGACGGCACCCCAATTACTGCTGATGATATTGGTGTTGCCGGAGCGTTGACTGTCATAATGAAGGATGCAATCAATCCTAACTTGATGCAGACATTGGAAGGAACACCTGTCTTTGTTCATGCTGGTCCATTCGCCAACATTTCCATCGGTGCCTCATCTGTTGTCGCAGATAAACTCGCTCTCAAACTTGTTGGTTCTCCAAAGACCAAGGACGGTGCTTCTTCCGCTGAAACCGGCAAGAAGGGCTTTGTCGTCACTGAGGCTGGTTTCGATTTCTCCATGGGAGGTGAACGTTTCTTCAATATTAAGTGCAGGGCCTCGGGCTTGAGACCTGATGTTGTTGTCATCGTTACCACCGTTAGAGCTTTGAAACTACATGGTGGTGCACCAGGCGTGAAACCTGGACGTGCAATTCCACCAGAGTATCTCAGCGAAAATGTTGACTTCGTTGCCAAGGGTGCTGCTTCCAACTTAGCCAAAGAAATTGCCGATGCAAAGGCATATGGATCGCCTGTTGTCGTTGCCGTCAACAAGTTTGGAACTGATACGGATGCTGAAATCGAGGCTATTACAAAGGAGGCACAGAAGGCAGGTGCATTTGCCACAGCTGTTTCAAACCACTTTGCTGAGGGAGGAAAAGGTGCGATTGATCTAGCTAAGGCCGTCATTAGAGCAACTAAGGAGGCACCTGTTGGTAAGAAACCTTTGAAGTTCTTGTATGATCTTGATGGAAGTATCGAAGACAGACTCAACGACATTGCTACGAAGACATATGGAGCAAAGAATATTGAACTATCGGACCTTGCCAAGCAGCAAATTGCAAGATATGAGAAACAGGGCTTGTCTCACTTGCCAATCTGCATTGCAAAGACACAGTATTCGCTTTCGCATGACCCTGAGTTGAAGGGTGCTCCATCTGGATTCACTTTCCCAATTAGAGAGATCAAAATTAGTGCTGGTGCCGGATACTTGTACGCGTTGGCTGGTAAGATAATGACTATTCCAGGATTACCAACTTATTCAGGATTCATGAATGTGGATATTGGCGAGAATGAGGAGATCGAGGGTATGTTTTAA
- the RML2 gene encoding mitochondrial 54S ribosomal protein rml2 (BUSCO:EOG09262X31) produces MMFRWTIGRSIKGILPSTQQQSSLVASHVRSYNFLSAFAQQRFASTVGATEKRNANDSLGRREADVTELEKQDELTRRQLELSKEKVAMKRVKPTSPGIRWWRKPIYPYLWKGKPYKPLTMRKVDSAGRNRTGRITVRHRGGGHKRRIRLIDYERIMPGRQKVVRIEYDPNRTAHIALIKHEASGTLSYIIACEGLRAGDEVESFRSGIPKRLIREMGGKIDPAILSVRITRKGNCMPISMLPVGTIIHSIGEHENGPAKYCRAAGSYGRVVSKLPEKNKAVIQLQSGEQRYVSLGACATLGVVSNAAHHNESLGKAGRSRHKGIRPTVRGVAMNKCDHPMGGGRGKSKSNKLSMSPWGVLAKGGFKTRTGKHVNKNKVRDRPRGKEARA; encoded by the coding sequence ATGATGTTTCGGTGGACGATAGGACGGTCCATTAAAGGGATTTTACCATCAACACAACAGCAATCATCATTGGTTGCATCCCATGTGAGATCATACAATTTTCTGAGTGCATTTGCACAACAAAGATTTGCTTCAACAGTGGGAGCCAcagagaagagaaatgcCAATGATTCCTtaggaagaagagaagcaGATGTTACTGAGTTGGAAAAGCAAGATGAGTTGACAAGAAGACAGCTAGAACTTTCCAAAGAGAAGGTGGCCATGAAAAGAGTGAAACCGACATCGCCAGGTATAAGATGGTGGAGAAAGCCAATATATCCGTATCTTTGGAAAGGCAAGCCATATAAGCCCCTTACTATGCGAAAGGTTGACTCTGCGGGAAGAAATAGAACTGGTAGAATCACAGTTCGGCATCGTGGAGGTGGtcacaaaagaagaattagACTCATTGATTATGAAAGAATTATGCCAGGACGCCAGAAAGTGGTGAGAATCGAGTATGACCCGAACAGAACTGCACATATAGCACTTATAAAGCATGAGGCCTCGGGAACATTGAGTTACATCATTGCATGTGAAGGATTGCGTGCAGGagatgaagttgaatcGTTCAGATCAGGAATTCCGAAACGTTTGATCAGGGAGATGGGTGGAAAGATTGATCCTGCAATTCTCTCTGTGCGTATTACAAGGAAGGGGAATTGTATGCCGATCAGTATGCTCCCTGTGGGAACCATTATCCATAGTATTGGAGAGCATGAAAATGGTCCAGCCAAATATTGTCGTGCAGCAGGTTCGTACGGTCGTGTGGTGTCCAAGTTGCCGGAAAAGAACAAGGCAGTGATTCAACTTCAGAGCGGAGAACAGAGGTATGTGTCCCTGGGAGCTTGTGCTACATTGGGTGTTGTTTCCAATGCGGCACATCACAATGAATCTCTCGGTAAAGCCGGTAGATCCAGGCATAAGGGTATTAGACCTACAGTCAGGGGTGTCGCGATGAACAAATGTGACCATCCTATGGGTGGTGGTAGAGGTAAATCGAAGTCAAACAAGCTCTCGATGTCCCCATGGGGTGTGCTTGCCAAGGGTGGCTTTAAGACCAGAACTGGCAAGCATGTTAATAAGAATAAGGTTAGAGACAGGCCAAGAGGTAAGGAGGCACGTGCctga